The following are encoded together in the Astyanax mexicanus isolate ESR-SI-001 chromosome 8, AstMex3_surface, whole genome shotgun sequence genome:
- the tcea1 gene encoding transcription elongation factor A protein 1 — MGKKEEEEIIRIAKKMDKMAQKKNGSGALDLLKELKNIPMTLELLQSTRIGMSVNAIRKQSTDDEVTSLAKSLIKSWKKLLDEPSGGDKSTEEKKKEPAAPVASPSEDSPEPREESSSSNSSSKSEVADVTPNTLISTFPRAPGTSDSVRLKCREMLTSALQTGDDHITIGADCDELGAQIEECVFMEFKNTDMKYKNRIRSRIANLKDAKNPNLRRNVLCGNVPPTRIAKMTAEEMASDELKEMRKNLTKEAIRDHQMAKTGGTVTDLFTCGKCKKNRCTYTQVQTRSADEPMTTFVFCNECGNRWKFC, encoded by the exons ATGGGcaagaaggaggaagaggagatcATCAGGATCGCGAAGAAGATGGATAAAATGGCGCAGAAGAAAAACGGG TCAGGGGCGCTGGATCTCCTCAAGGAACTCAAGAACATACCCATGACCTTGGAGCTGTTACAG TCCACCCGGATTGGGATGTCTGTGAACGCTATTCGCAAGCAGAGCACAGACGACGAGGTGACCTCACTGGCCAAGTCTCTTATCAAGTCCTGGAAGAAGCTCCTGG ATGAGCCTTCTGGTGGAGACAAAAGCAcagaggaaaagaagaaagagCCTGCAGCGCCTGTTGCGTCACCATCCGAGGACAGCCCTGAGCCCAGAGAGGAGAG CTCCAGCAGTAATTCCAGCAGTAAGAGTGAGGTTGCTGACGTGACGCCCAACACACTGATTTCCACGTTCCCTCGAGCCCCGGGCACGTCTGACTCGGTGCGCCTGAAGTGCAGAGAGATGCTGACTAGTGCTCTTCAGACTGGAG ATGATCACATCACAATTGGGGCTGACTGTGATGAACTTGGTGCACAGATTGAGGAAT GTGTCTTCATGGAGTTCAAAAACACCGACATGAAATACAAGAACCGTATAAGAAGCCGAATCGCAAATCTTAAGGATGCCAAGAACCCCAACCTTAGGAGGAATGTACTATGTGGCAACGTGCCTCCAACCCGCATAGCCAAAATGACAGCAGAG GAAATGGCCAGCGATGAACTGAAGGAGATGAGGAAGAATCTGACCAAAGAGGCTATCAGGGACCACCAAATGGCCAAGACTGGAGGCACCGTGACTGACCTGTTTACCTGTGGGAAATGCAAAAAGAATAGATGCACCTACACACAG GTTCAGACTCGAAGTGCTGATGAGCCGATGACCACGTTTGTCTTCTGTAATGAATGCGGCAATAGGTGGAAG TTCTGCTGA
- the rgs20 gene encoding regulator of G-protein signaling 20 isoform X3 — translation MPTDVIKAKNYLLSLGIHGESPMGSERMEMRKRQLSGQQEAVAGVTVTAPAQQGQAGQGQRASNACCFCWCCCCSCSCLTVRNEDREERNRKASYDVKAEGTTDCEESPNPTVEEVRAWGQSFDKLMHCPSGRSAFRQFLRTEFSEENMLFWLACEEFTKETNKSAIEEKARLIYEDYISILSPKEVSLDSRVREVINRNMLEPTSHTFDDAQLQIYTLMQRDSYPRFMNSAVYKNLLKSVSEQSPES, via the exons CCCATGGGATCGGAGAGGATGGAGATGCGAAAGAGGCAGCTGTCAGGGCAGCAGGAGGCGGTGGCGGGGGTGACAGTGACGGCGCCGGCACAGCAGGGCCAGGCCGGCCAGGGCCAGCGTGCCTCCAACGCCTGCTGCttctgctggtgctgctgctgcagctgctcctg TCTCACTGTTAGGAATGAagacagagaggagaggaacCGGAAAGCCTCGTACGACGTCAAAGCAGAGGGCACCACCGACTGTGAGGAGAG CCCGAATCCCACTGTGGAAGAGGTGCGCGCGTGGGGGCAGTCCTTCGATAAGCTGATGCACTGCCCATCCGGACGCAGTGCCTTCCGCCAGTTCCTGCGGACAGAGTTCAGCGAGGAGAACATGCTCTTCTGGCTGGCCTGCGAGGAGTTCACCAAGGAGACCAACAAGAGCGCCATCGAGGAGAAAGCTCGCCTCATATACGAGGACTACATCTCCATCCTCTCACCCAAAGAG GTGAGTCTGGACTCGCGTGTGCGGGAGGTCATCAACAGGAACATGCTGGAGCCCACGTCTCACACTTTCGATGACGCCCAGCTGCAGATTTACACCCTAATGCAAAGAGACTCATATCCGCGGTTTATGAACTCGGCGGTCTACAAAAACCTGCTGAAGAGCGTCTCTGAGCAGTCTCCAGAATCCTAG